The window CCGGCTTATATAAAGCCAGCATGGCGCTGGCGTCACCCTGTTTGCCATTGAGCCACAACACCTGACTGCCAGGAAGGTCTTTCGCCAGAGAAAGCAGCATACTGACCTGCGGGTTCAACGCCGGTTTCCTCTGTGGCGCAGGTTCAGGCGCAGTCTGCCCGCCGCTCTCAGCGGCGGCTTTTTCCTCCGCCTGCGCGGGAACTGCGCCCAAAAGCAGGCATCCCACAATGATTCCAGTAATGATTCTCGCCATAAAACAGCGCCCATACGCCTATTAGCACATTTCAGTCGGAGCCCCGCGCCGATCTGGGTTTTAAAAGCATAGCACGATACAATACCCCGCATTTCAAGCGACCGCGACCGGACGCCAATGCGGCGACGGCGCCTCAATCATACCGGAGACTTTCCCCATGGCTGATCCATTGATCGCTCCTTCGATTCTGTCCGCAGACTTCGCCAGATTGGGCGAAGAAGTTGTTAACGTGCTGGAGGCGGGAGCGGACATCGTGCACTTCGATGTCATGGACAATCACTACGTTCCAAACCTCACTATTGGCCCGATGGTGTGTTCAGCCCTAAGGAAGCATGGCGTGACGGCCCCCATCGACGTGCATTTGATGGTCAAGCCGGTTGACGCAATGATCGCATCTTTCATTGAAGCCGGCGCCACTTATATCACCTTCCACCCGGAAGCTTCCGAGCACATTGATCGCTCCCTGCAATTGATTCGTGACGGCGGCTGCAAAGCCGGTCTGGTGTTCAACCCCGCTACGCCCTTGCACTACCTGGATTACGTGATGGATAAGGTGGACATGGTGCTGTTAA is drawn from Hahella sp. KA22 and contains these coding sequences:
- the rpe gene encoding ribulose-phosphate 3-epimerase, which encodes MADPLIAPSILSADFARLGEEVVNVLEAGADIVHFDVMDNHYVPNLTIGPMVCSALRKHGVTAPIDVHLMVKPVDAMIASFIEAGATYITFHPEASEHIDRSLQLIRDGGCKAGLVFNPATPLHYLDYVMDKVDMVLLMSVNPGFGGQAFIPATLDKLREARAKIDASGLPIRLEIDGGVKVDNIREIAAAGADTFVAGSAIFNTDDYAATIAKMRDQIALAQSV